Part of the Sinorhizobium terangae genome is shown below.
CGCAGCGTTCGCTTGGGAACTTCAAAATCGGCTGGGAAAAGCAGCCGGTCGCGATCGTCAGGGCCCTAGGCATCGTCAAGCAGGCAGCGGCGCGCGCCAACATGGCACTTGGTCGCCTCGACCCCGCGATTGGCGATTCAATCGTCAAGGCGGCGCAAGAGGTCATCGACGGCAAGCTCAATGATCACTTCCCGCTCGTCGTCTGGCAAACCGGTTCCGGCACGCAGTCAAACATGAACGCCAACGAGGTCATTTCCAACCGGGCGATCGAACTGCTCGGCGGCGTCATGGGCTCGAAGAAGCCCGTTCATCCGAACGATCACGTGAACATGAGCCAGTCGTCCAACGACACTTATCCGACGGCCATGCACATCGCCTGCGCCGAGCGCGTCATCCACGACCTGCTGCCGGCGCTGAAGCATCTGCACAAGGCGCTCGAAGATAAGGTGAAGGCCTTCGACCACATCATCAAGATCGGCCGCACCCACACGCAGGACGCGACGCCGCTGACGCTCGGCCAGGAATTTTCCGGCTATGCCGCGCAGGTCGCGTCCTCGATCAAGCGCATCGAGATGACCCTGCCCGGCCTTTGCGAACTCGCCCAGGGCGGCACGGCCGTCGGCACGGGTCTCAACGCGCCGATCGGTTTCGCCGAGAAGGTTGCCGAAGAGATCGCCGCGATCACCGGCATCGCCTTCACCTCGGCGCCGAACAAGTTCGAGGCACTCGCAGCTCACGATTCCATGGTCTTCAGCCATGGTGCGATCAACGCCACCGCAGCCGCGCTCTTCAAGATCGCAAACGACATCCGCTTCCTCGGCTCCGGACCGCGCTCCGGCCTCGGCGAACTGGCGCTGCCGGAAAACGAGCCGGGCTCGTCGATCATGCCCGGCAAGGTCAATCCGACCCAGTGCGAGGCACTCACTCAGGTCTGCGTCCAGGTGTTCGGCAACCACGCGGCCCTCACCTTCGCCGGCAGCCAGGGCCATTTCGAACTCAACGTCTACAATCCGCTGATGGCCTATAACTTCCTTCAGTCGGTACAGCTTCTCGCCGATGCGGCCGTTTCGTTCACCGACAATTGCGTCGTCGGCATTGAGGCGCGCGAGGACAATATCAAGGCGGCACTCGACCGCTCGCTGATGCTCGTCACAGCGCTGGCGCCGAAGATCGGCTACGACAATGCCGCCAAGATCGCCAAGACCGCACACAAGAACGGCACGACGCTGCGCGAAGAAGCCGTCGGCGGCGGCTATGTGACCAACGAAGAGTTCGACGCAATCGTCCGCCCGGAAACGATGATCAGCCCCGCCTGACCGATCTCGATTGCCGCGGCGCGCTCACCGGCGCCGCGGCGACACCCGCCGCCGTCATCATACGCGGCGCTACCGCATGTTTGCTTAAAATCAAAGTATTACAGCGCCCTTTGCGCGCCCGACAAGACGCATCGTGCCGTAGGCGCATCAACCCCAAATTGGTCGAATTGTACCGATCCGCTCAAGCAATCATTAAGACTTCACAAATCATTTCTCCCTAAAAATCACCAGACTTTAGCAATGAATAAATAAAGGAGGTTTGCATATGCAAACGGCAACCTCGAATAAGGCGCCCGCGCCGGATATCGCCGCGCAGATCACCCACGCCATGCGGATGATGGGAGTGGCGCCAATACCGCGCAACTACGAACTTTATTACGAAGCCTACCTCGGCTCGAACCAGCAATTGTCCAAGGAGCTTGCGGCGCTTGGCAGCCGGGCGACACAGGAAGAGCTCGACGCGATCGGCGCACAATATTTCAGCCACATTCACCATCCGCATGGCATCGAGCGGGCACACAACACGCTTGCTGCCAAACTGAGCGAGCTCGTCAACCTCTTGAAAGACGAGCAATACGCCCTCGAGAACTACAACAAGGTTCTCGACGAAGCCTATCTCAACATGACCAGCAAGAGCGCTGCGAGCGCGGACATTCTGCGCCACGCCATCGGGATCCTGACGGAAGCGACGGTGGACACCATGAACCAAGGCAAGGAGCGCGTTCAGACCGTCGTCCAGAAATCCGCTGAAATGGAGATCATTCGACAGGAACTCGACGAATACAAGCGCATCGCCAACACCGATTCATTGACGCGCCTCGCCAACCGGCGAGCTTTCGACGACGCCCTGGCCAGCGTGTACAACAGCGAACATCTGCGCAACTTCACAGGCCTGCTCGTCGCCGATATCGATCATTTCAAGAAGGTCAACGACACGTTCGGTCATCCGGTCGGCGACAAGATCCTTGCGACCGTCGCCAGTGTCATCCGCGCCAACTTGCGCCGGGATGCTTTTGTGGCGCGCACGGGCGGCGAGGAATTCGCCGTCATTCTCCACGGCATCACCCAGGAAGAATGCCTGCAGACGGCTGACCGGATCCGCACCGTCCTTGCCGGCACGCCCTTCAAGAACTCCAAGACGGGCGTCAATTACGGCCCGATCACCCTCTCCGTCGGCGTCTGCATGGCGACCGAGGCGGAAGATCCGGTCGATCTCTATAACAAGGCCGATGTTGCCCTCTATTCCGCCAAGAATGCCGGGCGAAACCGGACAGTCCTCTTCGAGGAGGGAATGCGCAAGGATTCCGGCCGCAACTGGTTGATCTATCGCCGGTAGCCCACCCCGGTATCCGCCGCCAGAAGGATCGGCCGCGCCTACCACATCGTTTTGGCGGCGCGCCCCGGCCATTCCCGGTCGTATGTCTCATTGTCGAAATCCGCCTTTGCGGCTTTCAGCAGCGTGCCAGGTGTCGGCAACGACGCCGGATCGACAAAGCGATCCGAATTCCAAAGCTGAGAACGGATGAGCGCCCGCGCGCATTGGAAATAAACCTCTCCGATCGTGATCACGATAACGCTGCGCGGATGCTTGC
Proteins encoded:
- a CDS encoding GGDEF domain-containing protein; this encodes MQTATSNKAPAPDIAAQITHAMRMMGVAPIPRNYELYYEAYLGSNQQLSKELAALGSRATQEELDAIGAQYFSHIHHPHGIERAHNTLAAKLSELVNLLKDEQYALENYNKVLDEAYLNMTSKSAASADILRHAIGILTEATVDTMNQGKERVQTVVQKSAEMEIIRQELDEYKRIANTDSLTRLANRRAFDDALASVYNSEHLRNFTGLLVADIDHFKKVNDTFGHPVGDKILATVASVIRANLRRDAFVARTGGEEFAVILHGITQEECLQTADRIRTVLAGTPFKNSKTGVNYGPITLSVGVCMATEAEDPVDLYNKADVALYSAKNAGRNRTVLFEEGMRKDSGRNWLIYRR
- the fumC gene encoding class II fumarate hydratase; this encodes MTSTRTETDTFGPIEVASDRYWGAQAQRSLGNFKIGWEKQPVAIVRALGIVKQAAARANMALGRLDPAIGDSIVKAAQEVIDGKLNDHFPLVVWQTGSGTQSNMNANEVISNRAIELLGGVMGSKKPVHPNDHVNMSQSSNDTYPTAMHIACAERVIHDLLPALKHLHKALEDKVKAFDHIIKIGRTHTQDATPLTLGQEFSGYAAQVASSIKRIEMTLPGLCELAQGGTAVGTGLNAPIGFAEKVAEEIAAITGIAFTSAPNKFEALAAHDSMVFSHGAINATAAALFKIANDIRFLGSGPRSGLGELALPENEPGSSIMPGKVNPTQCEALTQVCVQVFGNHAALTFAGSQGHFELNVYNPLMAYNFLQSVQLLADAAVSFTDNCVVGIEAREDNIKAALDRSLMLVTALAPKIGYDNAAKIAKTAHKNGTTLREEAVGGGYVTNEEFDAIVRPETMISPA